The sequence cttatttaaaaataaaaaaagacattaattaCCACTTTAACAACCagtggcggcaaagtagcatttatttaagCATATAGGCCTATCTGCTATTTCCTCTAATCGTTTTCCACTTTgatttgactaaatattaagcattataaaataactaggtttaaaaatacattttgtcaaggtgaagtatgaagtactcacagaatctcatgaaaaacaataacttttcttgtgaatgaatgacagaaGCGAGCACCGCGCTTTCCCTGtataatcacagcagctgtcagtcatcATTGCGgcgcaagatcaatgatttcagcacacttgtaaaaacacacattttattcaattaatcgaactaaagtgcacaataaatatttaatttttgaaggttttttttcacatgaaaGTGTAAAAACTGATGGGCGAACTGAATTTAGCCAAGGAGGAACACTGAGgtatgtctttatttatttattttttatactgtcttacatttgaataactaaattaatgctatgcctgactatttaagtgactgactatattctgattataaactaagtattacactactgatgctcaacacaccagcaaatgatAATCTCTccggaagttttcgagctggcttatattaatgcaGAAGTTCTATAACGCTCTGTGCCCATTATCGTAAATACtagtttcctaggtaaaaaaCTGCACATGAACGCCCTACCATTTCAAAACTTGAATGCTATGAACTCgacgacttcagaagtgggaattatcacatttccgatagcacgtgaaggcagcataaaagGTAGGCTAGGCTTGTTTTTGGGTAGCTAGTCAGTGCCTGACTATCACTTTTGATGTATATTACATAACTTTATGCAGTTTTAGAAAAAGGCTAACAAGAAAAGTCATTTGCTACTGCAATAACATACAAAGTCCCTTTTAGAAACACATTAAACATCTTTGCACCAATGCACCTACCTAATAAAACGAGAATAGGCATTGGCTTGGCTTTTCGGAGATGGCAGAACTGAGGgatttcaaatgttttaaaagtgaCGCAGAGTTGgcgtttttattactcaacaggtgagtaaggtattttattgaactgATAAATCGTATCGCTAACATAATTCATTGTAATGCATAATATTGTGAAGGATCACATTCATCCACAGATCgagccgaagcacaaccaaaacaatgtccTTCCGCAAAATGCATGAAGTTTTGTTTATTAACCAGTTACTGTAGTAGAGGGCAAAGTACTAGTGAAGCGCTGTTTTATTTTTCCCAAAAAAATATTCACTTAGATTTGATGCCTCttagtcatttttaatgatatatcCCACCTTCACACTGACTTACAATTACTTTTGATTGtgttgtattaatatttatattttttgcataGGGCATTTCATCATGTGCTGTTTCTCAAACGGAAGGCTGCATCCTGAAAtgttagacaaaaaaaaaaatgtttttggacaTGAATTATAGATGTTATGTTCTgctgtaaattaataatttaacactaaactgacaataatgTAAGCCACTGAGCCAACCTCAGATGGCTGTCATTCACTATATAaagattaataatataaataatttttccaAAAATTAAGTTTAAATCGTATTTTCATGAAGTTTATGACGTAGCCATACACACTTGGTAGACTGTCTCGTAGTATAGAAGCCTCTGAAAGTCTTGTCTAAGAAGGACGCAGCCTTCGGTTTGAAAAGCACCCATGGTAttgatgtaaaaaattatttctatATGTAACGCTAGGTGGAGCCATTAACcttcaaataaatgtaagaaCAGATCTGAGCAACCTAGTTTTTTTCTggcaatatgttttaaattttagtcTTAATTTATCTTAACACTCAGAGTACCTATAAAAAGATAGGCTATGAGAAAACTGACTGCTAACTCATGGAAGATAATTAAAGTGAAACAATTTATAAAGCCAGGCCTACATTAAGCCTTTAAGTCCAACCATCATCAAATTTTTGTTCAGACCAAAACTAGCATTACATGTTTCTGATTCAACAATTACACATGAGGAGAAGTGCATTTGTGGCCTCTCTCATACATCTGTGAGAATATTAAAAAGAAGGCGTATCATTCAAAACAAGCACTACCAAGACTGTTATGTAACCTCTGAAAAACATGGGCCAGGGTTGGTCCGGTTGCATAATCAGACAAGTGTGAGAAGTCCAACTGAGACTGATGAATTGTCAGACTTCGGAGAATGTAATAAGTCAGACATGCGATTCAGTATCATGTCTTATACTACATCATCAGTTTTGAATGTTGAAAGACACCATGTACCCAGTTAATATAGAATGATCTTCATTGaagtttcttgtttttttgttttcatgaaTTTTGAAACAGAAAAGTGAATCTCAAGGAAAactagtaacactttacaataaggtgtaagtaaatgaacaatgtttactCTTTCTCCATGTTACCTGGACAgagaaattcacatttatttgtcagcaaaagtacattgattttaataaaatattactaaatgttgaaattaaaccACAATTAATAAATGCGTCTTTTTCAGAGCTAGTTCATGTTAACAagtggaaccttattgtaaagtgttactggaAAATGTTGAAATACTGACATTTGATATTTTGTTCTTTTCATGTCAATTTGTTTAAAAAGGTAAAAATACCTTATTCTTCTATTACATAATGATTTATGTTCACTTGTTTAactcatctgtagaagacaaccCAAATATCTTAATACACAAACCACATTACTGTACATCAAATACTATTGGAAACAATACCGGAATAAAATAAGGGTGAGATTCAAGTAAAAGGGAGGGGGAAATAAATTGTACTTTTTAAGAGTCAAATATTCAACACTCAAGCTGCTCTTTAAACTTTTATGAAtaacaaaatcttttttttttctccatggcACAGCACTATTTTCATTAATATCACAAATATAGAAAGATGGCAAGTGTTTCGCCATTCCCGAAACTATTTAAAAAGTCAAACACTGAAAAATGGACAAAACACCAGTATTAAAAACCAGAACATCATCTTTCCACTCTCTCTCTTACACATGAACATCAACATTGGCACTTGCAGAACAATCAACTCAAATAGTGCTGAGCAAGTATACGATTCCCATGAGGAAAACCATCCATATTAAATGGCACAACTAACAAGGCGGCACGTCAACTGCACGTTAACAGGGGCTCTCCAGTCCACGTTACAGCATGCTTACGCCAATGCCCACATCACTTTCTCAATAAACCACCTAACAGCTTTAGTGATCTAATGGAGCGTTAAGGCATTACAGTTCAAACATCTGTTGCCACTGACAAATCAAGGTTTGATTCCAGTATTCTTTACTTGTTTTGATtaatataaaacacacaaatgGCATACTGTTATGAATTTAAAACTATACAGTCTCAGACAAACTGATTTTTGTAAATAAGACCATTTTGATATTGTCTGACAAAAATTTGCTACAGTAATTTTAAGGCCACACTGAAGGACCTCGCATTAGACACAATAAAGCATACTTTATACGATTCAAAAGGTGCATTAGCTTAACCTTCAGAGTGAAACGGACCGTGTGACACAGTAGGTGCTGGGCCGATTTCCCTTTCTTACATCTGTTGCTTTGTGAAACTTGAATTTCAAGTGCTGCTGATTGCATCATGACTCTTTCATTTCTGATTTAGAAATTAAAATGGAGaagaaaacaacataattttttgaaaaataaagggATAATGAATGCTTGTTTCAGAGTCTAATAAACTTGTCTAGATAAAAAAAAGACAGCATATTATTCACGTGATTGCCATTTATGGTTTTGTCCTCACTTGAGATCTTGAGGTAAACTCATTTAACAAAGGGAATGAGGGAAGCTTAActcaagatataaactcaagaAGAGGAagtcattttcttaaaacaCAAATCTTCTCAAATCACCCACCGAAGAGGACAATCAACTTGTTTCATTTTAACAGGGCTTCCCTCAGGCATGAAAATGAAAGAGTTGCAAAGAAGGAAAGACACGTCTTTTTGTGAATCTCATTGAAAACAAGCCTAGGCCACATTTACCCCTgaattcaaatgaaaaataaatacaaaataatatttgcattaagaaaatagcatattttatgacaattcagattttattttgcattgtgAAATTATGttcatgacaattaaaaagTTTTTCCCTCATTATAACCATAATGCATCTGgacgtttttttctttcttttttgtgaTTTCCTTTATTATTCACACTAGTGATTTTCATTAGATTTTCATAACTGTAATACAGTACTTTTTAGCAATAAGCATTAAAGGCAGTACAACAAATATAACCATAAcgtataaatacaatataatttaaatatattatcatatttGTTTACACATTACAGTAAATATAAgtttgcatttatttgcatCATGGCGGAAATTGGGGGGAATGTGCTTAGTTGTCAAAATATTCTCACAAATGCAAAATCGTTTTTcttaagcaaaatataatttcttatttctattattatttGACTTCAGGGTTAAATATGATCTTGTCAGCTTTCCTGAGATTCACCCATTCGAGTGTTAAAACAATCAGCTTGTTATTTTATGCTTGTAATGGAGAAAGCAGTCCGTCACAGTTCTGTCATTCGCCTTCTTTTCTCTATCAAACATCATGTGAATGGAATTCTGGGTAGGTGATGAGGACTGAGCTAGTGGCTGGTCCTGTTAGGGGGAAGCAGTGTGGTGCTCCGAGCCCAGCAGCCTCCCTGGCCCCATAGTGACAGCTGCCCTTAGTGTCTCGCTAGCTTGTAGTCCTCTGCTGCTTGAGCACAGTGTAGACATTATCCACTTTACTCAGTCTTTCGAAGAAAGGGATGAGATCCAGCAGCTCTGTGTCAGACATGTCATCAAACCAGGAGGCTACAGGTACCTAAACATGACAGAGAAGAGTTTGTTCAAATAATATGAAAGCTGGGACAAAGCGACAAAGCAGGCTAAGCACTGCGCAGACTCTATCGTCAGACCCAAAGCAGTTATatatgtgcaaaaaaacaaagaaaggcAGTAACGTACAGCATTGTCTGGGTGGAAGATGTAGGAGGCTGGCGAGTTGTCCACAATGATGACTTTGTTGAGATCCCTGCCTAGACGGCTTAGGTCCTTGACATAATTTCCACGGTGAAACACACAAGATTCCCGGAAAAGACGGCTTCGGAAAGCTCCCCACTTGTCCAGCAGATCCGAGACGGGATCGGCATACTAGAAAAACAGAATCGCATTAATGTGATGGACACGGTTAGACAGAGGAGACAAAAAAGTGCCAAGTATCAACAAAAAACTCCTTTGTAAAATGCAAGACTCACACCAATGACTACTGAAATTCTATGTCAAATCCATGTGAGTACTGGACAAAGAAATCATTAATATAAACAATCCTCTTTAATTATATTTGGTTATTATATCTAGGTAGTAACTGATTATATGTAATCTGGGCTACATATCAGATTCCaaaatttatattacattttaaaatactcagTCAgactacattacatttttattaattacatgatatacataatattcaaaaaatggaagtaaattattcataatttttaTTGATTCTTACTAATTCTGTCCTTTCTAAAACAGCCAGTTGCTTATGTATGTTCTGAAAGTCTTCCAGTTTTGTGGAACTgcacagaataaataaaatatttcatcttttttgtgttttactttgattattttaaaattctaCATTTTTATGGGTTGATTATTACCTTTTCATAAATTTACTCCCTGCAGTTCCTTCACAAACCCTAGTTTGGGAACCCCTCacataatgtaatgtttaatgtGCTTCATTTTGTTGATGACATTTTCAgccatttatttttctttttatttgtatttttataaatcacTATAGTACAAGATAATCCTATTCAAATCTATGTGATAAACAATTTCTAAAAGTAAGGTCATAAGTAATCATATTATAATACCTAAAATGCGTAATGTAACAGATTAcattattaacaaaaaaaatgtctcatgcaatttttttctgtaatggaTTACAATTTGCATGTAATCTGCCcagcactgtgtgtgtgtgatgtgtatGTTGTATCtactgtatgcatgtgtgtttgtgatttatttatatattatattatatttcatattatatttcataatatatatatataggcatgGACTCTACAGGACCCCTGAAGGTATCCTGTGATATCTTGCATCAAGacgttagcagcagatccttcaagtcCTGTAGGTTGCGAGGTGGAACCGCCATGGATCAAATCTGttggtccagcacatcccacagatgctcaattggacTGAGGGCAACACCCTGAActcttcatcatgttcctcaaaccatttcTGGCACAAGTCAAATTTGCATCCACATGAATGGCCGGATCCAgtgtttcccagcagaacattgcccagagCATTAAACTCCCTCCACCGACTTTTCATCGCCCCACAGTACATCCTGGTGCAATCACTTCTCCAGGTAAGTGGCGCACACGTACatggccatccacgtgatgtaaaagaaaacaggacTCAAACCACTTCCACTGCTCCAAGGTCCAGTTCCCAACGCTTGCGTGCCCATTGTAGGCACTTTCAAAAATGGAGAGGGATCATTAAAGGCACTCTAATTGGTCTGCAGCTACGCAGCACCATACACAGCAGAGTGCGATGCACTGTGAACTGTGACACATTCCTCCCATAACTTCATTAAAAATTTGCATGACTTGTGCTACAGTAGACCTTCTTTTGTCTTAGACCAGATGGGATAGCCTTCGTTGTCcttgtgcatcaatgagcctcggGTGCCCAACAACCTGTTGCCAGTTTGTGGTTGGTCACTCCTCAGACCACTGTTGGTAAATTCTCACCACTGCTTACCGGGAGCATCCCACAAGCCTTGCCGTTTCAGAGATACCCTGACCAAGTCGCCTTGCCATAACAGTTTGGGCATTCAAGTCATTCAGATCTTTATTCTACTACTGATTGATTGTTTGCTTACCACCTAATCTACCCAGACCTTAATATGTGGCCTTGAATCAAAAATATTTACTTCACCTGTGACTGATATATCCTACACATCGTAAAAAAAACCATTTTAAGCTCACCTAGAAACAGCACAGATATATTTGCTTTTTTACAGGTTTGAAAgtccattttaaaataactggatGTTATTCATAACCATGGGAACCCTGTAACCGTCTATAAAACTGATAGATACAGTAAGTGATGTTAAATCATATTTCTTAATAAACTGAATTCTGAATGCCTTGCATAGTGCAAAAATCATTTTGCATTTCTTACCTTGGCTAAGCTTGCAGTGAATAACACGCACTCAAACAGTTCCCCCATCCGTTTGAGGAACTCGTCAACATGAGGTCTCTTCAACACATACACCTACATTCAGAAGGCAGACACAGGAAAAAAACGGTTAAAATGTGTCATTACTTCAAAGTATTAAATTCACAGCttggaaaaaaacagcatatgagaAAAACTGGCACTAAACCAGATCACATTCATAAAGTGCTTACAAAGTGCACTGTTACAGCTAAGATATATtgctaaataaataagattTATATTAGCCTGCATCTTGATATGATGCTTCATGTAACGATGAACTTTATGTGACAGTAGAACGATAAACCCTGTTTTAAGAGAAGCAATCAAACGGGTTGTTTTACTCTAACCACTAGGTCAGCCAAGCTCGTTTGTGAAGCTGGTGGTCTCATTCCTGAACCAAGTCATCCCGAATAGGCTTTCCGGACATCACAAGCCTATCCTGGATTACTTGAAACAGGCCAAAGCCTTGTCTGTCAGTCGTCTTCAGTCTCCTGTTGTAACTGGGGCCGTTGGCCTTTAAAGGGCCAAGGCATCGTACTGTCAAAGCTCAAGAGAGCAGGAGTTTCGCTCTGAGGATAGATTGATGGCCAATCACTTCTCAGAAGCCGGCCAGGGTTTCTCCATTTCGTCAGGACACAGAAATAGCCACCTGCTGCTCTGACCCATCAGCCGAGATGGCAACGATACTGTCAGGTTGCACACCCGTGTTAAGTGGTAATAGGTAAACAGAGGAGAAAATGTTTGCGTTGACAGACAAATAATAGCGGTCACAGGCATGATTTTTACAAAAGCATAACTGATGCTTATTTTTCTAGATATTGTAAATTGCAattgttcattttaatgaatagaaattacaataaaacaaatactTATTCTGCGTTTGAAAACATGGTATTCTTTATGCATGTACGCAGGAAACAAACGACAAAAACATGACAATGCTCACATTATAATCAACAAAGATGTCATTGCAAATTTGAACAGAAGTGAAACATTAGGACTTAGTTTACACCTATTTATAAGGCTCTGCATTCATGTGTATAATGGACTATGACTGACTACAATTCTCATCCAGAGAAAAAtcatgtaaataaaacaatttgatCAAACACTGTAATCTATGGAACATCGGGGGCAGCAAAACGGTCCATGGAAAATttgaagaacaaaaaaaaaagattttaggATTGGAAAGATAAATATAAAAGCTGCTTTCGACCTCTAACAATGTTTATCTTGAAAAGCACTGTACAAATAAATCCGATGTGGAGTTTCTTTCAGGTTTATATATCTAACATTAACAGtggttaagaaaaaaaaaaagatacactTAATATAAAACTCAATATTTTCCAGATAATTTTTACTAATTTAAATTGTCTTCAGTGcagtaataatataaattatttaattttacacattttttcctCACTCAGTATAAATTATCTTAATAATGGGGAATCTTGGCATTGTGGTAATGAACACTTTTCATGATTGAAAAAGCAGcaatcatatttttatttccCCAACTGATTGATGGCTGCCCTACAGCTAATGACATAACTGATGATTGGAAGATTAAGTTATCCATGAACAACCTTGCATAAGAACAGGTTATGCTCACCTGATGTACTGTCCCATCAATTTCCACTGGAATGATGAAGTCAGCATTGTTTACCGGCTGggaaataaaaacacaataaaattgATTTAATTGTTGTAGGCAGGTAAGATTCATTTATATTGCAGGCGACTGACTCAATGACTGACAGGATGTGTAAACAATATCCATCAGGCTCCAGTCACTTTCAGAATATTGCCACAGACTCAGAGAGTGGTCTTTAGATAGGTCTAGAAACTCAATCTCAAATGTTGAGATAATCACGTTTGTGTTATAGAGATGTCAGGACAGTGTGACCTACATTCACAGATGTGGCATGAAGTAACGTTATGCTGTCTTATGCTGTAGGATCACACTTGTTTTACTTCTGActgactttaaaggattagtttactttcaaataaatatttcctgataatttactcacccccatgtcattcaagatgttcatttctttctttcgtcagtcgaaaagaaattaaggtttttgatgaaaacattattctctttatagtggacttcaatggagcccaaatggttaaaggtcaaaattacagtttcagtgcagcttcaaagggcttactgaaaaaactgaactggtgctgcgtaaaaaaactgtaattttgaccttcaactgtttggaggccactgaagtccactataaaggagaataatcctggaatgttttcatcaaaaaccttcatttcttttcgactgaaggaaggaaggacacggacatcttggatgacatgggggtgagtaaattatcaggaaatttttatttgaaagtggactaatcctttaaaggaatagttcacaccACACATGAAAATCATCATTATATATTTAGTCATTCCAAAATGGTATTCTATTAATTTTCAGTGAGACACAACctttttcagtaaaaaaaaaactattttttctccttttgtgttccacagaaataaaaaaatatatataagcaTGCAGATTTGGAGCAACATGGgggtaaataaattatttttcagatctttcgatctaatggacaaaataagctcacgcaatttacatatgaatgcgaccaaagaaaaaagaaaatgggTTAGAAATCatgaatggtgagagaacattgtgcttagTATGTTTTCCGTCTTCAAATAAAATCTGGGTCTTCAGCCAAGAAAGTTTAAATCCTGTATGGTTAGCtcacttcccataatgtttatgcattaagTCAGTCTTctgtggctgttcgaacacatttTACCACATGAGGGTCTACACTAAGAAAAGCAATGCGGTCAAATGCATTTTCGaatacctctggaagtggtcaaaagtcgacaagctcaaaacgttttaaGGTTTTAAGGTTTTAacgtctttattcaacaatatctagtgatgggcgatttcaaaaacactgcttcatgaagctttgaagctttacgaatcttttgtctttagtagctttctggtcattgaaagtgttaattatcttagAACAGTGTCACAGCTGGTACTTCTGTGAGGAAAACATTCAAATTCTTTCTGGCTTCCCCAAATTGTGCACATAGCATCTTTATATCATGTAgacagagaagaaaaaaaaaacttccataaaGAGTCAAATCAGGGGCTGCCACATTTCTCCATTAAGTGCATGTATGCGtgtaaaaacaaacactaaatGCCGCAGAATCATTTAACCAAATGTAGCAAAACAGCACTTTCTTTAGACAATTCAGTGCTTTCCATCGGCTCAGTATTTACACCGGTACACTCCCTGCCAATTCGGAAGACTGGAAAATAACTATCCGTTATCTTGCATTTTGCAAAAGATGACTTTTGTGCATACATTTACTGTTGTGTTCTTTTGTCAAGCACATTGTAATGGGCACTGCATGTGTTCTGTTACAatgcaaaaattatttatattattacacTGTAAAAGAACATTACATTGGTTGCATGCATTGCATTAGGCCTGCAAAAACTTGTCTACATTAACATGCAAGAACATACTGAACTAATACTGGAGGTTTTTTCCTCTATGCTTCCATATGAGGCAACAATCAGTTTACAGTAGAGTCAGAAATTGTTCACTTAAAAATAGGAATGTAAaaccgcaaaaaaaaaaaaaaaaaaaaaaaaaagtgcattaatGCATTCTGAAACATACCACCAAATGGTATTTCAAAAGTAATAATGTACTATATAGACTACAAACAGGTTTCATAAAACCCTCCCATTATCTGAAATTGTTTGGACAAACAGAAGTCcattttggaatgacatgagggtgagtaaagtattttcctttttgggtgactATGTCTTTATGCTCAGACAGGAGAAAACATTTTACCACACCAACTTTAAGGTCTGTGATTATGTGAATGCATGCAATGGTGTTAAATGTCTATCTATAACATTTGAGTCAAGTGTATCTCATTGCCATGATATGATTAGCTGAGCTTCCAACAGCACATGTGACATATAGTTTCTTCACACCCGCTGCCAGCTATAAACTGATGGAAAAAGAGGGCTCAACACATTGGCTTACCTTGAATGAACTGTGGACTAGTGTTTCATCCAGATCAATGACTACACAGATCTTCCCTACATCTTTAGACTTTATCTGTGGAAGAAGTGGCTTGGCTGGGACCTGTAATTAACATTTCAAGGGCATTGGTAAATAAGTAGCTAAGTTGGCGTTTACAACAAGGAGcttttatacagtaaaaatacagtataggTCAGTGTTTCTCATCCGGTGGTTCACAACTCAATAGTGGTTCGCGGATTGTGTAAATAAAAAGCCTCTcacataagaaaaataaattgatGTTATTAAGATGTTATATTAAGCTCAC is a genomic window of Chanodichthys erythropterus isolate Z2021 chromosome 14, ASM2448905v1, whole genome shotgun sequence containing:
- the ctdsp1 gene encoding carboxy-terminal domain RNA polymerase II polypeptide A small phosphatase 1 isoform X1, encoding MDHPSASIITQVSRDEETSAPLRDRGTPPHAASSTKKPRSRGIFHSLFCCLCHDETDHVPVNNNAPLLVEENGTISKVPAKPLLPQIKSKDVGKICVVIDLDETLVHSSFKPVNNADFIIPVEIDGTVHQVYVLKRPHVDEFLKRMGELFECVLFTASLAKYADPVSDLLDKWGAFRSRLFRESCVFHRGNYVKDLSRLGRDLNKVIIVDNSPASYIFHPDNAVPVASWFDDMSDTELLDLIPFFERLSKVDNVYTVLKQQRTTS
- the ctdsp1 gene encoding carboxy-terminal domain RNA polymerase II polypeptide A small phosphatase 1 isoform X2, with protein sequence MDHPSASIITQVSRDEETSAPLRDRGTPPHAASSTKKPRSRGIFHSLFCCLCHDETDHVPVNNNAPLLVEENGTISKPVNNADFIIPVEIDGTVHQVYVLKRPHVDEFLKRMGELFECVLFTASLAKYADPVSDLLDKWGAFRSRLFRESCVFHRGNYVKDLSRLGRDLNKVIIVDNSPASYIFHPDNAVPVASWFDDMSDTELLDLIPFFERLSKVDNVYTVLKQQRTTS